The following is a genomic window from Candidatus Zixiibacteriota bacterium.
GTAGAGCACGCGGTCGGCTTCGACGACGGCGCCGCTGGAGAGAGCGACGCGCAGCCCGCCCCCGCGGCTCTCGATGCGCTCGACGCGGACGTTGAACCGAAGATCGATCCCTCGCTTCGCCATCTCCTCGCCGAGAGAGCACCTGATGTCTTCGTCGAATCCTCGAAGCAGGGCCGGCCCGCGATGGACCAGCACGACCTTTGCGCCGAGGCCGTGAAAGATGCCCGCGAACTCCACGGCGATGTAGCCGCCGCCGACGATCACCACCTTCCCGGGCAGCGCCGGAAGGTGAAACGCTTCGTTCGAGGTGATGGCGAGCTCGGCCCCGGGAACCGCGGGTACGACCGGCCAGCTCCCGACGGCGACCAGGATGTAGCGGGCGGTCACGCGGCGGCCGCCGATCTCCACCGCGTGCGGTCCGAGAAGACGCGCACGCCCTTCCATGACCGTCACGCCGGTATCCTCCAGGAGCTTGCGGTAGACGCCGTTGAGCCGCGCGATTTCCCGGTCCTTGTTCGCGATCAGCCGCGCCCAATCGATTCGACGCTCCCCCACCGTCCATCCGAACGCCGCCGCGTCCTCGAAGTCTTCGCTGAACTGCGCGGCGTAGACGAGGAGTTTTTTCGGGATGCAACCTGCGTTGACGCACGTTCCCCCGAGGTATCGTTCCTCGGCGATCGCAACCCTGGCGCCGTAAGCGGCCGAAACCCGGCTGGCGCGCACGCCGCCCGACCCGGCGCCGATCGTGAACAGATCATAGTCGTATTGAGCCATCGCTCGTCACCCTCTCGTCTGGACGTTTGCTCATGATAAAAGGCGCCGCCGGTTTCCTCAACCGCGCCCGGCTCTTTGACACCCACGGTGGTTTCGGGAACAATAGCGCGGTCCCGATTCCGCCCGTAGCCGATCTCCGATGACCGAGGCCGCCGCACGCATCGCCGCCGCAAACCATCGACTGCTCGAGGCGCTGAGCGCGCTGCGCCATCGCAACTACCGGCTCTACTGGCTCGGGCAGCTCTCCTCCGTCCTCGCACAAAACATGGAAGGCGTGGCCCAGGCGTGGTTGGTCCTCGAGCTCACCGACTCGCCGTTGATGCTCGGCGCCGCCGGCCTGGCGTTCGCGGCACCGACGATCCTGCTGACGCTGCTCGGCGGCGTCATCGCCGATCGAGCCGACCGCCGACGCATCATGATCGTTTCCCAGACGGTCTCCGCAGCCGTCTTCGCGTCCGTCGGCACGCTGGTGGCCGTCGGCAGGATAGCGCTGTGGCACGTTCTGCTCTTCGCCTTCGTCTCGGGCTCCGTTCGCGCCTTCGACCGGCCGAGCCGCATGGCCCTGTTGCCCCAGATGGTTCCGAGATCGGAGATCCCCAACGCGGTGGCGATCGGCGGAACGATCTGGCAGCTGAACCGGCTCATGGGACCGGCCGTGGCCGGCATGCTGATCTACTGGGTCGGCGTCGGCCCGACCTATTATTTCTGTCTGGCCGCGTCGCTGAGCGCGGTGGCGCTCTGGCTCGCAATCCGCCTCGAGCGCCGCCCCGCGGCGGCCGTGAGCGGCGGGCTCGTGCAGAACATGGTCGCCGGGCTGTCGTTCATCCGCCAAAACCAGATCTATTCCACGTTCATCGGGATGGCCTTCTTCAACAGCGCCTTCGGCATGTCCTACCTGGTGCTGATGCCGGTCTTCGCCCGCAACGTGCTCGAGGTTGGATCGCGCGGCTTCGGTTTCCTGCAGAGCGCGGGCGGCGCCGGCGCGCTGTGCGGCGTGCTCCTGGTGGCGTTTTTCGCAACCGCTCGCAGAAAGGGGCTCATGGCGATCGGCGGCGCGCTTCTCTTCGGCTGGCTCCTGATCGTTTTCGCCCTGTCACGCTCGTATCCGCTTTCGCTGGCGCTGGCCTTCGCGCTGGGCGCCGCCAGCCAGTTTTACATCACGACGATCAACTCGATCCTGCAGGTCAACCTCCCCGATCACCTGCGCGGCCGCGTCATGGGAATCTACGGGCTTGCCTGGGAGCTGATGCCGGTCGGCGGGATGATCGCCGGCGCGATCGCGGAATATGCCGGTGCTCCGGCGGCGGTGGCGATCGGAGGAGCTGCCGTCGGCGCGATGGCGCTGGTGGTGGCGGCCCGGCGGCCCGA
Proteins encoded in this region:
- the gor gene encoding glutathione-disulfide reductase — protein: MAQYDYDLFTIGAGSGGVRASRVSAAYGARVAIAEERYLGGTCVNAGCIPKKLLVYAAQFSEDFEDAAAFGWTVGERRIDWARLIANKDREIARLNGVYRKLLEDTGVTVMEGRARLLGPHAVEIGGRRVTARYILVAVGSWPVVPAVPGAELAITSNEAFHLPALPGKVVIVGGGYIAVEFAGIFHGLGAKVVLVHRGPALLRGFDEDIRCSLGEEMAKRGIDLRFNVRVERIESRGGGLRVALSSGAVVEADRVLYATGRAPNTRGLGLEEAGVALKPNGAVAVDDYSRTSVESVYAIGDCTDRMMLTPVAIAEGRAVAETLFNQNPMRPSYANVPTAVFSTPSVGTVGLTEGDARERYGEIDVFRTSFRPLKHTLTGRDERTMMKIVVDRRTDRVLGCHMVGEEAGEIIQGFAVAMNCGATKAQFDATIGIHPTAAEEFVTMRTRAT
- a CDS encoding MFS transporter, which codes for MTEAAARIAAANHRLLEALSALRHRNYRLYWLGQLSSVLAQNMEGVAQAWLVLELTDSPLMLGAAGLAFAAPTILLTLLGGVIADRADRRRIMIVSQTVSAAVFASVGTLVAVGRIALWHVLLFAFVSGSVRAFDRPSRMALLPQMVPRSEIPNAVAIGGTIWQLNRLMGPAVAGMLIYWVGVGPTYYFCLAASLSAVALWLAIRLERRPAAAVSGGLVQNMVAGLSFIRQNQIYSTFIGMAFFNSAFGMSYLVLMPVFARNVLEVGSRGFGFLQSAGGAGALCGVLLVAFFATARRKGLMAIGGALLFGWLLIVFALSRSYPLSLALAFALGAASQFYITTINSILQVNLPDHLRGRVMGIYGLAWELMPVGGMIAGAIAEYAGAPAAVAIGGAAVGAMALVVAARRPEMRRLE